From a single Rutidosis leptorrhynchoides isolate AG116_Rl617_1_P2 chromosome 5, CSIRO_AGI_Rlap_v1, whole genome shotgun sequence genomic region:
- the LOC139847140 gene encoding probable serine/threonine-protein kinase PIX13 isoform X1 codes for MGICISSTNTAPSTTQNVSSAVGSSYTTTSTRSITTSSSSISSSGMSGNVSGNSQFSSGSGDDRGPSGQLLPHSNLKIYTFSELKSATKNFRNDSVLGEGGFGKVYKGWTESKANDPGSVIAVKKLNSNSMQGVEEWQAEVNFLGRLSHPNLVKLLGYCYEGKELLLVYEFMQRGSLENHLFGRGSTVQPLAWDIRLKIAIGAAKGLSFLHTSDKSVIYRDFKASNILLDGSYNAKLSDFGLAKMASASQSHVTTRVMGTYGYAAPEYVTTGHLYVKSDVYGFGVVLVEILTGMRALDNTRPPEQRNLVDWVKPYLVNPSKRIKNIMDSRLEGRYPMKAAAQVAQLALTCLSVDQKSRPSMKEVVTILERLKDIKEKPKVPRIYNSSPYSRYRNGPKPSQKPHHVK; via the exons CTGTAGGGAGTTCATATACAACCACATCCACAAGAAGTATTACTACAagctcatcatcaatatcatcatcaggAATGAGTGGCAATGTCTCTGGGAACAGCCAATTTTCGTCAGGCAGCGGAGATGATCGTGGGCCCAGTGGCCAGCTCTTGCCTCATTCAAATCTTAAAATTTATACATTTTCTGAACTCAAATCTGCTACGAAAAACTTCAGAAACGATTCAGTTTTAGGTGAAGGTGGTTTTGGGAAAGTTTATAAAGGCTGGACTGAATCTAAAGCTAATGACCCTGGTTCGGTAATTGCTGTTAAGAAGTTAAATTCGAATAGTATGCAAGGAGTCGAAGAATGGCAG GCTGAGGTGAATTTTCTAGGAAGACTTTCGCATCCGAATCTTGTAAAACTTTTGGGATACTGTTATGAGGGCAAAGAGCTTCTACTTGTTTATGAATTCATGCAAAGAGGTAGCTTGGAGAACCACCTTTTCGGAA GAGGGTCAACTGTTCAGCCGCTTGCATGGGATATACGTCTTAAGATTGCGATAGGAGCAGCTAAGGGTCTGTCGTTTTTGCATACTTCAGATAAATCAGTTATTTATAGAGACTTTAAGGCATCTAACATATTGCTTGATGGG TCGTATAATGCGAAGCTTTCGGATTTTGGGCTGGCGAAAATGGCATCGGCTAGTCAATCACACGTGACAACACGAGTCATGGGTACTTATGGTTATGCTGCTCCTGAGTATGTTACCACAG GACATTTATATGTGAAAAGTGATGTCTATGGTTTCGGGGTTGTGTTAGTCGAAATACTAACGGGCATGCGGGCTCTTGACAATACCCGCCCACCTGAGCAACGAAATTTGGTTGACTGGGTCAAACCGTATTTGGTGAACCCTAGTAAAAGGATTAAGAACATAATGGACTCGCGCCTTGAAGGAAGATACCCAATGAAAGCTGCAGCCCAAGTTGCCCAACTAGCCCTGACATGTCTATCAGTCGATCAAAAATCCCGTCCTTCGATGAAAGAAGTGGTGACAATATTAGAAAGACTTAAAGATATCAAAGAAAAGCCAAAAGTACCTAGAATTTACAATTCAAGTCCTTATTCGCGATATCGAAATGGCCCAAAACCTTCACAAAAGCCGCATCATGTTAAGTGA
- the LOC139847140 gene encoding probable serine/threonine-protein kinase PIX13 isoform X2, translated as MGICISSTNTAPSTTQNVSSGMSGNVSGNSQFSSGSGDDRGPSGQLLPHSNLKIYTFSELKSATKNFRNDSVLGEGGFGKVYKGWTESKANDPGSVIAVKKLNSNSMQGVEEWQAEVNFLGRLSHPNLVKLLGYCYEGKELLLVYEFMQRGSLENHLFGRGSTVQPLAWDIRLKIAIGAAKGLSFLHTSDKSVIYRDFKASNILLDGSYNAKLSDFGLAKMASASQSHVTTRVMGTYGYAAPEYVTTGHLYVKSDVYGFGVVLVEILTGMRALDNTRPPEQRNLVDWVKPYLVNPSKRIKNIMDSRLEGRYPMKAAAQVAQLALTCLSVDQKSRPSMKEVVTILERLKDIKEKPKVPRIYNSSPYSRYRNGPKPSQKPHHVK; from the exons gAATGAGTGGCAATGTCTCTGGGAACAGCCAATTTTCGTCAGGCAGCGGAGATGATCGTGGGCCCAGTGGCCAGCTCTTGCCTCATTCAAATCTTAAAATTTATACATTTTCTGAACTCAAATCTGCTACGAAAAACTTCAGAAACGATTCAGTTTTAGGTGAAGGTGGTTTTGGGAAAGTTTATAAAGGCTGGACTGAATCTAAAGCTAATGACCCTGGTTCGGTAATTGCTGTTAAGAAGTTAAATTCGAATAGTATGCAAGGAGTCGAAGAATGGCAG GCTGAGGTGAATTTTCTAGGAAGACTTTCGCATCCGAATCTTGTAAAACTTTTGGGATACTGTTATGAGGGCAAAGAGCTTCTACTTGTTTATGAATTCATGCAAAGAGGTAGCTTGGAGAACCACCTTTTCGGAA GAGGGTCAACTGTTCAGCCGCTTGCATGGGATATACGTCTTAAGATTGCGATAGGAGCAGCTAAGGGTCTGTCGTTTTTGCATACTTCAGATAAATCAGTTATTTATAGAGACTTTAAGGCATCTAACATATTGCTTGATGGG TCGTATAATGCGAAGCTTTCGGATTTTGGGCTGGCGAAAATGGCATCGGCTAGTCAATCACACGTGACAACACGAGTCATGGGTACTTATGGTTATGCTGCTCCTGAGTATGTTACCACAG GACATTTATATGTGAAAAGTGATGTCTATGGTTTCGGGGTTGTGTTAGTCGAAATACTAACGGGCATGCGGGCTCTTGACAATACCCGCCCACCTGAGCAACGAAATTTGGTTGACTGGGTCAAACCGTATTTGGTGAACCCTAGTAAAAGGATTAAGAACATAATGGACTCGCGCCTTGAAGGAAGATACCCAATGAAAGCTGCAGCCCAAGTTGCCCAACTAGCCCTGACATGTCTATCAGTCGATCAAAAATCCCGTCCTTCGATGAAAGAAGTGGTGACAATATTAGAAAGACTTAAAGATATCAAAGAAAAGCCAAAAGTACCTAGAATTTACAATTCAAGTCCTTATTCGCGATATCGAAATGGCCCAAAACCTTCACAAAAGCCGCATCATGTTAAGTGA